The sequence below is a genomic window from Acropora palmata chromosome 5, jaAcrPala1.3, whole genome shotgun sequence.
AGAGATTATTGAAATCAAATCTTTCCATTACTTActcactttgccttgagaatggtgtcatgATGACGCCGAAACATCGGCTTTCAACTTTAACATTCGCTTGCTTATGTAATAAGAGAGTTAatcattaacaaaaaaagtatCGTGCAAAAAGCTCTAGCATGCGATTCTTCAATACCATTTAACTGGATCTTTCTCAgaggaaacaattttttatcTTCAAATTGAAGGAGTTTAAAGATTTTTCATCCCATACTGAAATTATCATTTTCGAACGCCACTTGCACGTATAACACGTATCTCATAAATAAACAGTTCCGTAATTCCTGGGAAGAGTCGTTACCAGACATTTTCAGGCAGTTAGAGCCATGTTTTGCCAACGAAAACGACTGCGTATGTCATCCACCTATTTCCACCACTCCATCCCTTCTATCGACAAAACGAAAAACGCGACTGACCGAATAAAAGTTctgttgcaaaagaaaaagaaaacaaacaaacaacaacgaaaagtcttttcttttcagttgaaATCAGCTACGTGCCAGTTGGTTGTTACCGGGATGATGCGAGTCGAGGGGGGAAGAACAGAGCTTTGGAAACATTGGTAAAGAGCTTCCGAGGTAACGCTTGGATTTGGAGCAAATGGCCTGATATGACCACAGTCATTCAAAGCTGCGCAGAAGAAGCCTTCGCGGCAGGGTATAAAATGGTTGGCATTCAGCATTATGCAGAGTGCTGGTCAAGCAAACAAGCTGAACAGAAGTATGATatgcacaaaaaaagcaaaagctgCATGAATGGCGTTGGCAAGGGTTTGGCCAATTATGTTTATCGCGTTTATGGTAAGAttttaaaagttttattttccgGCTTACTTTGAGGCTAATTCCTTGTTTTGGaagagaaaggagaaaacaTAATTGAGATCTCACCTCGTTCCCCGAGTAGATAGAGAGGAGTCTGATCAGTTACGAACAAGGATGGAATATTGCGCGTACCCTCAGTCTCCCACACAGGTCGCCTCGCAgtcaatagggagtttaagatcaacgacgcgacggtagcgaaaacgtcgctcaaaattgcaagttcaagtttttcaatctttttcgccattatctcagtttgtgtaacttttgaaagctagcaggactactcaggaactgaatttagaggtgcagtGTCAAGgttaggaaagaaaattccaatTTGCGCCTGTGCGTTCACGTTCTcgttaaaacttgaaaaatggtattttcacgtcgcagatttgtcgagaacgggaaagaaatgtacagaaataataaaagcacgtgaagggcgtgcaaaggttttgtttttgttcattaaatatgcaaaatttgtggcgttgtcgctgtcgtcgcgtcgtagatcttaaactccctaatttgTGTCATTACGCAATGCTTTCCCTCCTGTCAGGGAAAAGAGTTATGACTACATTATCTAAACCATGAATTGCATGTTTTACTAGCTTGAAAGTGGTTGTACATAATTTGAACAGATCCACTAACAGCATAGTATTGAAGCAAATctatagcaaaacaaaaaacaacgaaaGGAATGTCAATTCTTACGAGCAAAATTGTAGAAAAAGACAAtgttatgttttattttaaatcaTTCTTTTCAACTAATTGACGTAAGTTTTTCTCTTCTGTCTGTCCTATTATTGATTATAAAATTACGTCATTACACGGTCAAAGTGTTGTGGACACACGAACACAGCCATTAGCTTAcacaagtttaaattttacgTATGTGTCCTCTTACTGATGATAAAAAGAAGCCATGCAATCACTATGCAAGCAACCTTTCAATTAGTGTAAAATATTGATTTGCGACGTTGTTTTTTAACCAGCCAAACCAATACCACCAAAGGCGGCAGATTCTGTTTGCACTGTTGGTGACTACACGTTCAAAAATGGCGACAGCATGGAAGTCTACAAGGGAGACTTGGCGAATGGTACATGCCAACAATGCTCGTGTCAAAGTGGTTTGCTTGTAGACTGCCATCACCTTTTCCATTGTGTCCTAAATGATACCAGTTGCAAACGTTACGTAAAGAAACCCAGTCAATGTTGTCCGACTTGCGAAAAAGGTACAAtgctttaaaattttgttttacaatGTAGATGACATGACAATATTCTCCGGCGAGAgatgttgatttttgaaagTTCGACACATTCCTGTTCCCGTGTTGTGACGCAAATTTTTCTCCCTGGTCCCCACCGGAACGcgagaattaaaaaaaatataaaaagataTAAAGCTCCTTCTCACAAAAGAATGAAACCCTCACGTGATTTTACTTTGACTTTGGTTATGTTAAACATACTGTTATCGTCCTTCAACTGAATCACCTTGACCCCTTTCATTCAAAATGGACAAAGTTCTGGAAAAATTTGTTACCAGACTACTTCACAGTGTAATTGATAGTAACCTTCGTGTGAAGCTGGGGCGGGCGcatgataaaaatgaaagcaataaaGACAAAAGTTTCTACCATTTCGACTTCGATTAAATGTTAGTCCTTTGGAATGTGCTCCAAATTAACAGAAAGGCCGACTTGCCAACTAAAAACCATATGTTCACAAACTAACCACAAAAGAACATACAGAGAAAATTGACAGgaatttttcacatttccGTTTCTTTGTCCAAAGATATTCCTCAAGACGCACCCGTCTGCAGAGTTGACGGCGATGTTATCAACCAAGGCCAGAGTATAGAAATGCTAAAGGACGGTCGAGGGAACCTGTCAGAATGTCACCAGTGCACATGCATGGGCGGAAAACTAGTTGACTGTCACAGAATCTACTACTGCCACCCAAATAAAATCAGCTGTACCCTAGTTACGTCACCGGGACAATGTTGTCCAAAGTGCGCGCGAGGTATGCGATACTAGCAGCGAGACTAATTGAGGATACGAACCGTCAAGGAGGcggcgtggccgagtggtcagGGTGCCGGACTTGAATTCTGGGATCCCGAGTTCaggtcccgctctgaccactagctggatttgttccaggtagtccttggctcaactactcggctgcgcttgtatatagccaactggtttgccccctgccagttgggattcttaaccttttaagtttgtttcaaagaggagtgcctgtgaactagttgagagctaagtgcacttccaCAATAAATAAGGAATTATGagtgttatttattattatcaacatCTGATGAGCTCCTGGTGATCATGCGCAGACATAAAGCCAGAGAATTTGGTGACAATAATGCACATTTATATGCAATGCATTCGCTTGCAATGCCTTAGCTCGGCGACACAAGTAGTGTTTCACTTACGTATGACTTGCATTGAATGTGGAGAAATTTTAACGTCATCTTCTTCTTCAGTGATTCCCAAGTCCCCGCCTCCAGCCTGTAGGGTGGGCGGACGAAACTACCGACATGGGCAGAGTATGGAGGTACTGCAGATGACCGAGGATCAAAAAGAAGCAGTTTGTGATCAGTGCATCTGTGATAAAGGAAAGCTGAACAATTGCCATCATCTGTTCAATTGCTCTTTAAACAATCCAAATTGTGCAAGCTATGTGAAAAAACCTGGCCAATGCTGCCCTGAATGTGGTAAGTAAAATGACTGTCACGCAAGGCGTGCAAAGTTGTCACGTAATCTGAATTAAAGCGTTGAAATAATATATTGGACCAATGGCAATATGAACAGCAATGATaattatagtaataataataatgatgatgatggtgatggctctatgatgatgataaataTAACTATTTATGGACATTTTTATTCCGATGTAACTTCATGTTTCAGTTTTTGCACGTCgacaaacaaaccaacaaaacaaaatccaaTCTACGAGAAGAATCAACCTTAAAAAGCTGCTATAAAGCTACTGGGGCTAACGAAAATCGCTTTCAATTTCTGGCAAAATCTGAGAAACTCTTATGCAGCTATTTTCGACCCCAGAAACCCAATCTCGTTCACAGGACAGTTATACCTTGCCTTGTGGGCTGCCCCCAGCTCAAAAGCCGAATGAGAGATCCTGGGAATAAGGTTTTCCTTCAGTTTGGTTCGAAAACAAAGGGAGAGTCTTGGGAGCTGGGTTTCCCACAGGTCACGGTTCGTCGACCATACCAAGAATCTTTAACTTATCATGCACTTCCCCACATGTCCAACTTCATCAAACGGACATTATAATCTACTTCTCACATCTAACCGTTGTAAAACTTTGTTTCAACATCCACCTGTTATTGCTTTAGACGTTCACATAACCTTCGAGACATCTTAGTTTCAGCCAAAAAACCTTCGAACCCTTCTAATCTTAGTCCCTTCTGGCTCTTTCCGttgcgcaaaaaaaaaacttcaccaCATTTATCTACATTTGCGACGgtcttaataattataaacttTTAGCCACTGGTGAGACACATTCAATTAACTTTAATCGCacttgtgaaagaaaaaactttaTATCCATGATTCAGTGCAACTGTTGCAATGTACAATACATGGGGGAAACAAAACCTAACAGACCGATCTCATGAGCACCGACACCCTTAAGATAACCCTAACAGTAAATCTTcagaaagatgtgttatatgaagtgcggtgtttgaattcaaatgaagatatgatcctcgcacttattggacaattgtccagtaagtgcgaggatcatatcttcatttgaagtAAATCTTAACCTACCACAgctgcagaacatttcctttcCTTCTCTTACCATACTCCTAACGACATGCAACTCATCCCTATTGAAAAAATCTCTTCCATCAGAGACTCAATTCGAAAGGCCAGcgaagcttttttttttctttaaattttaaagccAGAGCAATTGATCCTGATGATGTCAATATTCGTGAAGAAACATAACAatgcataaattatatattttttagcatttttttcttttcctataAGTCTCTCATCTATAATTTTCTATGGCTTTGTTTGTGATTCTGTAccagttttcaaattcaaaatacgTAGTTGCCGGAATAACGATTAAAAGATTTCCATGTGTAAATGCTTCATTGTAAACGTTCCATTGACCTGAAGAAATTAAGCTGGTTTGTCCAGCCGATATAGAGTATTCTCCTGAAAAAAAACCATTCAACTTTCTATCGGCTCCTGCTTTCGCACTCCAAGAACAATGATTCTGGACAAACCAGCCGGAAGTAGTTCATGTCGTTCTTGTGGGTAATGTATTATTAACTAtttaagggttagggtttagggttaagGGTAAGGGTTTAGGGTTAAGGGTTAGGGTTCAAGTTGTCGAAATGTAAGTCAGTCAGTCGTTCTCAGAAATGGAAATTCCTagattcaaaatattttaaccGTTTTTCTCTTTAGTTCCAGCTCAACCTAACCAGAATGCACCCGGCTGCATGATACTTGGCGAGCAGTACAAAAGCGGCGAAAGTGCTGAAGTCCTGGTGGAATCTGTAAACAAGAGCATAATTTATTGTCAACAATGCAGGTGCAAAGCCGGACAGCACAAATGCCACAAGATTTATGACTGCGATATCCAGAGTGGAGCCTGTGAAAAATCTCTCAAAATTTCAGGCCAATGTTGCCCAGTCTGTGGTAAGTCTCTGCTTTGAATTCAAGTTGTATTGAAAGCCTTTTCTCAAAGTTACTCTTAGCTCCTCCAAGTTACACATATTGTCGCAACATTATCTTTCATGGGCCTCTTTAATTAAGTATTCCTTATATACTAATATGGCCGCCATGCTGTAGAGTACATAATAAATTGAGGCAACTATGTCTGCCTAAGACCCCTCGTGGAATGGGGCTACAACCTTGGACAAAACCTCTTGAGACACTTTACAAAAATACCTATTTTTGCCactcaccatgacaaaaatgcTTACTGCCGCAAATCACAAGATTGTTTTCCCTCTCCCCATTGCAATGTTGTTTCCGGTAACACAAGAAATGCATGCTTGAGCTGTTAAGGCGAAACAACATTGCACCAGGGGCGGGGAGGGGGGGAGAGTTTGTTCCTTATGGACACGATGGTTGCATGACGCGACATTCAAAATTGCATTGAAACGTCTCAACAGTTTTGTCCGGGGTTGTAGGTTCCAATCTGAGCGGTTACGATATTTCATCTCCAACCTCCCGCTGTGTTTAAGACGCTGACTGTTTGCTTTCCAAAGAGAATTCTGCGCGTGCAATTATTGAAAGACCTCTGGCCAGCTTAAATGGATGGATGCCTTGATTCTGtcttgttgtgtttttcttgAAGCTTGTTATCACAATGGAAAGCAGATGGGAGCCAACTACAAATGGCAAAAGTTGTCTGGAAGCGATTGTATTCAATGTACATGTCAGGAGAACGGCTCCGCGAACTGCGAAAGGGTGGCTACAGATGCGTGCCCTAAGGTAAGATGGCGGACATTGTTGGATTTATAGggaaacaagaaaacgaaagCATCAACgacaaaacgacaaaaataACTGAATGCTTCAATGACGAGTGCATTAGTACTGTGCTTCGACATGGTCTACTAACGATATGCAAATCGACTCATTTAACAAAGCGAACCAAGAATAGTAAATGCTCCGTTCTCTAGTGTAAACGCtagttttgtttgttgacTGTCCTGTGCAATCGGACAAGTCCGTCCGAGCCTTTAGGTCACGTGATCGATCAAGGTTCATTCCATTTTAGGTCAAACCTCGGCGCTATACGTTTTGTTGACCAAGTTGTTGTTTGCGCCGTTTATGGTTAAAGGAACACTAATCGGACTGTCATTGTCAAGAAACTTCATGGAAAATCTAAGGGATTGAACATTGCGAACACTCGTAAATCAAGGTTACGGTAAACACGAATTTTCGTAGTGTAAACAGGACAGTGTCGAGCGTTTCCCGTGTTGATCTATATGAATAAGCGAAAGAAttacagttgttacactctAGCTTTACT
It includes:
- the LOC141882398 gene encoding kielin/chordin-like protein, with translation MDSRAFLHILTVISVVVLIADGKPSSIKESKESRIRAVRDVDVEISYVPVGCYRDDASRGGKNRALETLVKSFRGNAWIWSKWPDMTTVIQSCAEEAFAAGYKMVGIQHYAECWSSKQAEQKYDMHKKSKSCMNGVGKGLANYVYRVYAKPIPPKAADSVCTVGDYTFKNGDSMEVYKGDLANGTCQQCSCQSGLLVDCHHLFHCVLNDTSCKRYVKKPSQCCPTCEKDIPQDAPVCRVDGDVINQGQSIEMLKDGRGNLSECHQCTCMGGKLVDCHRIYYCHPNKISCTLVTSPGQCCPKCARVIPKSPPPACRVGGRNYRHGQSMEVLQMTEDQKEAVCDQCICDKGKLNNCHHLFNCSLNNPNCASYVKKPGQCCPECVPAQPNQNAPGCMILGEQYKSGESAEVLVESVNKSIIYCQQCRCKAGQHKCHKIYDCDIQSGACEKSLKISGQCCPVCACYHNGKQMGANYKWQKLSGSDCIQCTCQENGSANCERVATDACPKRFKEDEKLVRDRITKAYLDEVGLKAYMNHGLNSGKEHIELNNRDNSEANLVAMDCFKEVLIVVLVRLAFSCEGQAAYINARNYVHCKVNGIDYKDGDTFFKPQNPVQENNVGCQSCVCDRGNTSCNHFYTCDFPLQCEKYIPAPQGLCCPTCACYHGKTAYKDGQNWIKWQGSVCFECTCDSQEAKCDRAICPVNCQNPIQEPGKCCPTCNPGNVPVTGLPAFTIKQTTARPPPMWPPGFPGDFPN